One Vicinamibacterales bacterium genomic window carries:
- a CDS encoding serine/threonine-protein kinase, translating into MAWGRQRPQSPPAPAASRRTAAWSAPAEFPSWPLLALAAPIGLRAALFVVALMVEPWTGSASRAVPAWAQLLQSACFGMLAFVLLRYGRHDRRAWSLGLFVLDAASTLVTQVLRSIPSPALLTIIGLHIRTDAFQAAMIWYFASLFPRSSTRTPVAVAFLAGTVAAFGLGIVLVAADVVANLTAGARAGWFVGLASALQRESPGSSDWYFTLQFLALVPLLVLMPLKLRESGPDGRRRFLLLTLGICLGFLPLVVNTLLVTVVPGVRAGDSPIPVPLIVASLTAVPIAGAYAALVQRTLDIRLVLRQALQYVLARTFLRALAVAPVVAFVALVAVNREEPVSRLVTGQAGALLLGLAATAAATAAGRRRVLSALDRRFFREAVDGKATLLAVSEGVRHADSIEDVRGSIADALERAFHAETVVTAVVGSDDALHAIDADMPPLRRASALAQLIGGNDRVLVLGSASREMLDRLNERDRAWLAAANAEVLVPLRGTHRDLLGLVALGAKQSELPYSAQDGELLAAIGMSAGFALDRILTMARNTEGPGLPDPPARECTQCGTVWGADVARCGCGAVLERASAPFTLRDRYQFVRRLGAGGMGVVYAATDLRLGRPMAIKTLATSDPVMIARLRREAELMASVSHAHLATLHGLEVWRQAPLLVMEFLDGGTLADRLRQGPLPPDEVFEIGAAIAGALGVLHGRRMLHRDVKPSNIGFKADGTPKLLDFGLAKLAPLSEVSTTVGPSRVEVARSPTQLTDSDSLRGTPAYLSPELLAGAPLSSADDLWSLSVTLLEACLGVNPYRCATAASTIAGILAQPLRGAAAAAVLPPRASRVFSRLLGPREARPSSASEMLRALHATP; encoded by the coding sequence ATGGCGTGGGGTCGCCAGCGCCCTCAGTCACCACCCGCGCCGGCCGCCAGCCGGCGGACGGCGGCGTGGTCCGCGCCCGCGGAGTTCCCGTCCTGGCCGCTGCTCGCCCTGGCCGCGCCGATCGGCCTGCGGGCGGCGCTGTTCGTCGTCGCGCTCATGGTCGAGCCGTGGACGGGGAGCGCGAGCCGCGCCGTGCCCGCGTGGGCGCAGCTGCTCCAGTCCGCCTGCTTCGGGATGCTCGCGTTCGTCCTGCTTCGCTACGGCCGCCACGACCGACGCGCGTGGTCGCTCGGTTTGTTCGTGCTCGACGCCGCGAGCACGCTGGTGACGCAGGTCCTCCGGTCGATTCCGTCGCCGGCCCTGCTCACGATCATCGGCCTCCACATCCGGACCGATGCGTTCCAGGCGGCCATGATCTGGTATTTCGCGTCGCTCTTTCCCCGGTCGTCCACGCGGACGCCCGTGGCCGTGGCGTTCCTGGCCGGTACGGTGGCCGCCTTCGGCCTGGGCATCGTCCTGGTCGCGGCCGACGTGGTCGCGAACCTCACCGCCGGTGCCCGTGCCGGTTGGTTCGTGGGCCTGGCGTCGGCGCTGCAGCGGGAATCGCCGGGCTCGAGCGACTGGTATTTCACCCTGCAGTTCCTGGCCCTGGTGCCCTTGCTGGTGCTGATGCCCCTCAAGCTCCGCGAATCCGGGCCCGACGGGCGGCGCCGCTTCCTCCTGCTCACGCTCGGCATCTGCCTCGGATTCCTCCCGCTCGTGGTGAACACGCTCCTCGTCACGGTGGTGCCCGGCGTGCGGGCCGGGGACTCCCCGATCCCGGTGCCCCTCATCGTGGCGTCGCTGACGGCCGTGCCGATTGCCGGGGCGTACGCGGCGCTCGTCCAGCGAACGCTCGACATCCGACTGGTCCTGCGTCAGGCGCTGCAGTACGTCCTGGCGCGGACGTTCCTCCGCGCGTTGGCCGTCGCGCCGGTCGTGGCATTCGTCGCCCTCGTGGCGGTCAACCGCGAAGAGCCCGTGTCGCGCCTCGTGACCGGCCAGGCGGGCGCCCTGCTGCTGGGGCTCGCAGCGACGGCCGCGGCGACGGCCGCGGGCCGACGGCGGGTCCTGTCGGCCCTCGATCGGCGGTTCTTCCGCGAAGCGGTCGACGGGAAGGCGACGCTGCTCGCGGTGTCCGAAGGCGTGCGCCATGCGGATTCGATCGAGGACGTCCGCGGGTCGATCGCGGACGCGCTCGAGCGGGCGTTCCATGCCGAAACCGTGGTGACGGCCGTCGTCGGATCCGACGACGCCCTGCACGCCATCGACGCGGACATGCCTCCCCTGCGCCGGGCGTCGGCCCTGGCGCAGCTCATTGGCGGGAACGACCGCGTGCTGGTGCTCGGCAGCGCCTCGCGCGAGATGCTCGACCGGCTGAACGAACGGGACCGCGCGTGGCTGGCCGCCGCCAACGCGGAGGTGCTCGTCCCGTTGCGAGGGACGCACCGGGACCTGCTCGGGCTCGTCGCGCTCGGCGCCAAGCAGAGCGAACTGCCATACAGCGCGCAGGACGGGGAACTGCTTGCGGCCATTGGCATGTCCGCCGGTTTCGCGCTGGACCGCATTCTCACGATGGCCCGGAACACGGAGGGGCCGGGCCTGCCGGATCCGCCCGCCCGGGAGTGCACCCAGTGCGGCACGGTCTGGGGGGCCGACGTCGCCCGCTGTGGTTGCGGGGCCGTGCTGGAGCGGGCGTCGGCTCCGTTCACCCTGCGCGACCGGTACCAGTTCGTCCGCCGCCTCGGCGCCGGCGGCATGGGCGTGGTCTACGCGGCGACGGACCTGCGGCTCGGTCGACCCATGGCCATCAAGACCCTCGCCACGTCGGATCCCGTGATGATCGCCCGGTTGCGGCGCGAGGCGGAACTGATGGCCTCCGTGTCCCACGCCCACCTGGCGACGCTGCACGGGCTCGAGGTCTGGCGGCAGGCGCCGCTGCTGGTGATGGAGTTCCTGGACGGCGGAACGCTGGCCGATCGCCTTCGCCAGGGTCCGCTCCCGCCGGACGAGGTCTTCGAGATCGGCGCGGCGATTGCGGGTGCGCTGGGCGTCCTCCACGGACGGCGCATGCTGCATCGCGACGTGAAGCCCAGCAACATCGGCTTCAAGGCCGACGGCACGCCGAAGCTGCTCGACTTCGGCCTGGCCAAGCTGGCCCCGCTCTCGGAGGTGTCCACGACCGTCGGCCCGTCGCGTGTGGAGGTGGCGCGATCGCCCACGCAGCTGACCGATTCGGACAGCCTGCGAGGGACGCCCGCCTATCTCTCGCCCGAACTGCTGGCCGGAGCACCGCTGTCGTCCGCCGACGATCTGTGGAGCCTCTCGGTCACGCTGCTGGAGGCGTGCCTGGGCGTCAATCCGTACCGGTGCGCCACGGCCGCGTCCACCATCGCCGGGATCCTCGCGCAACCGCTGCGAGGCGCGGCGGCCGCCGCCGTGCTGCCGCCCCGAGCCTCTCGAGTGTTCTCACGCCTGCTCGGCCCTCGCGAGGCCCGCCCGAGCTCGGCGTCGGAGATGTTGCGGGCCCTGCACGCCACGCCATGA
- a CDS encoding GMC family oxidoreductase, which produces MQVIRSRRQYDVCIVGSGAGGGMAAKVLTEAGADVVLLEAGVNWDPVRDSKMFAWSYDSPHRGAATPQRQFGEFDAGLGGWTLDGEPYTMGPGTTFDWFRTRMLGGRTNHWGRISLRFGPDDFRRRSLDGLGDDWPISYDDLKPYYDRLDDFVGIFGSVEGLHNEPDGHFLPPPKPRCYEYAIKQAADALGITCIPSRLSILTRPLNGRRACHYCGQCGRGCAVHANFSSPSVLLPPAMATGRLTLVTGAMAREVTTDDTGLASGVTYVDTSTGRDNHVRARIVVLAASACESARLLLNSRSSRFPQGLANSSGTVGRYLTDTTGAGVGGFIPRLMDRVPHNEDGVGGAHLYMPWWLDNRTLDFPRGYHIEIGGGKHMPSAGIMGDIHKYTGVDAQGRRIAPGGYGKGLKDEYRRLYGSTVYFSGRGEMIPNEQSYCEIDPVVVDRWGIPVLRFHFRWTDYELDQVRHMQTTFRRIIEEMGGTALSEMPTREQGYGIAPGGRIIHEVGVTRMGRSPSTSVLNANCQAHDVKNLFVADGGPFVTNADKNVTWTILALAMKTSEYIADQRKAGAI; this is translated from the coding sequence GTGCAGGTCATCCGGAGCCGGCGCCAGTACGACGTCTGCATCGTGGGCTCGGGCGCGGGCGGCGGCATGGCCGCCAAGGTGCTGACCGAGGCCGGCGCCGACGTCGTCCTGCTGGAAGCGGGCGTCAACTGGGACCCGGTGCGCGACTCGAAGATGTTCGCGTGGTCCTACGACAGCCCGCACCGGGGCGCCGCCACCCCCCAGCGCCAGTTCGGCGAGTTCGATGCCGGCCTGGGCGGCTGGACGCTGGACGGCGAGCCCTACACGATGGGCCCCGGCACCACGTTCGACTGGTTCCGGACGCGGATGCTCGGCGGGCGGACGAACCACTGGGGCCGCATCTCGCTGCGCTTCGGTCCGGACGACTTCCGCCGCCGCAGCCTCGACGGGCTCGGCGACGACTGGCCCATCTCCTACGACGACCTGAAGCCCTACTACGACCGGCTCGACGACTTCGTCGGCATCTTCGGCTCGGTGGAGGGGCTCCACAACGAGCCCGACGGGCACTTCCTGCCGCCGCCGAAGCCCCGCTGCTACGAATACGCGATCAAGCAGGCCGCCGACGCGCTCGGCATCACCTGCATCCCGTCGCGGTTGTCGATTCTGACGCGCCCGCTGAACGGCCGGCGGGCCTGCCACTACTGCGGCCAGTGCGGCCGCGGCTGCGCCGTCCACGCGAACTTCTCGTCGCCGTCGGTGCTGCTGCCGCCGGCGATGGCCACGGGCCGGCTCACGCTCGTCACGGGCGCCATGGCGCGCGAGGTGACGACGGACGACACCGGACTGGCGAGCGGCGTCACCTACGTGGACACGTCCACCGGCCGCGACAACCACGTCCGCGCCCGGATCGTCGTCCTGGCCGCGAGCGCGTGCGAGTCGGCGCGCCTGCTCCTCAACTCGCGTTCGTCCCGCTTCCCGCAGGGCCTGGCGAACTCGAGCGGCACGGTCGGCCGCTATCTCACCGACACCACCGGCGCCGGGGTGGGCGGGTTCATCCCGCGCCTGATGGACCGCGTGCCGCACAACGAGGACGGCGTCGGCGGCGCGCACCTGTACATGCCGTGGTGGCTGGACAACAGGACGCTCGACTTCCCGCGCGGGTACCACATCGAGATCGGCGGCGGGAAGCACATGCCGAGCGCCGGCATCATGGGCGACATCCACAAGTACACGGGGGTGGACGCGCAGGGCCGCCGCATCGCCCCGGGCGGCTACGGCAAGGGCCTGAAGGACGAGTACCGACGGTTGTATGGCTCCACGGTGTACTTCTCGGGCCGGGGCGAGATGATTCCGAACGAGCAGAGCTATTGCGAGATCGATCCGGTGGTGGTGGACCGCTGGGGCATCCCGGTGCTGCGCTTCCACTTCCGCTGGACCGACTACGAGCTCGACCAGGTCCGTCACATGCAGACGACCTTCCGGCGGATCATCGAGGAGATGGGCGGCACCGCGCTGTCCGAGATGCCGACCCGCGAGCAGGGGTACGGCATCGCCCCCGGCGGCCGCATCATCCACGAGGTGGGCGTGACTCGCATGGGGCGTTCGCCGTCCACGTCGGTCCTGAACGCCAACTGCCAGGCGCACGACGTCAAGAACCTGTTCGTGGCCGACGGCGGCCCGTTCGTGACCAACGCGGACAAGAACGTCACGTGGACCATCCTCGCGCTGGCCATGAAGACGAGCGAGTACATCGCCGACCAGCGGAAGGCGGGTGCGATCTGA
- a CDS encoding gluconate 2-dehydrogenase subunit 3 family protein, with product MAAVSRRDALRLMAAGPVAAGFSFTAVEVAAAHEARQAARAAAPGAPYVPTFFSAHEYETVRLLADTILPADERSGSASDLGVPEFIDALMLDEPATPMESRRQTAMRGGLAWLDRECQRRFDKTFVACAAPERSAVLDDIAWPVPDPPPDAPPAVPDLAPGRTFFFSFRDLTASGFWTTKAGMADLQFMGNRAVADWNGCPDEAVAQLGLDPATGRPKAGV from the coding sequence ATGGCGGCCGTCAGCCGGCGTGACGCCCTTCGCCTGATGGCGGCCGGTCCGGTCGCGGCGGGCTTCTCGTTCACGGCCGTGGAGGTGGCGGCCGCGCACGAGGCGCGGCAAGCCGCGCGCGCGGCTGCCCCGGGCGCGCCCTATGTGCCGACGTTCTTCTCCGCGCACGAATACGAGACCGTGCGCCTCCTGGCGGATACGATCCTGCCGGCCGACGAGCGATCGGGCAGCGCCAGCGACCTGGGCGTCCCCGAGTTCATCGACGCGCTGATGCTCGACGAGCCCGCCACGCCGATGGAGTCGCGGCGCCAGACGGCCATGCGCGGCGGCCTCGCGTGGCTCGACCGCGAGTGCCAGCGCCGGTTCGACAAGACGTTCGTCGCCTGCGCCGCGCCCGAGCGCAGCGCCGTCCTCGACGACATCGCGTGGCCGGTGCCCGACCCGCCGCCCGATGCGCCACCGGCGGTGCCGGACCTGGCGCCGGGCCGGACGTTCTTCTTCAGCTTCCGGGATCTCACCGCGTCCGGCTTCTGGACGACGAAGGCCGGTATGGCCGACCTCCAGTTCATGGGCAATCGCGCGGTGGCCGACTGGAACGGCTGTCCCGACGAGGCGGTGGCGCAGCTCGGATTGGATCCGGCCACCGGACGGCCGAAGGCGGGCGTCTAG
- a CDS encoding FHA domain-containing protein, with translation MRYLFGTCRVDTGRRELVRDQQVVHLSPKAFELLCVLIQARPNVLTKAALMTAIWPDTFVVEANLPVLVAEVRGALGDTASNGAIKTHHGIGYSFVPDVRELRGAADPLSAGDPRAVLRIGDRSVLLGHGANVVGRDLEAEVFISDPSISRRHARIVVENGAFRIEDLGSKNGTSVNGDRLTAPAPLADGDLVEFGSVKGRFCLARRDDPSTLTL, from the coding sequence ATGCGCTACCTGTTCGGTACCTGCCGCGTCGACACCGGACGTCGCGAGCTGGTCCGCGACCAGCAGGTGGTGCACCTGTCTCCGAAGGCCTTCGAGCTGCTGTGCGTCCTGATCCAGGCGCGGCCCAACGTCCTGACGAAGGCCGCGCTCATGACGGCCATCTGGCCCGACACGTTCGTCGTCGAGGCCAACCTTCCCGTGCTCGTCGCCGAGGTGCGCGGGGCGCTGGGCGACACGGCCAGCAACGGCGCGATCAAGACGCATCACGGGATCGGCTACAGCTTCGTGCCCGACGTCCGCGAGCTTCGGGGTGCGGCCGATCCATTGTCGGCCGGCGATCCGCGGGCGGTCCTGCGCATCGGGGACCGGAGCGTGCTGCTCGGGCACGGCGCCAACGTCGTCGGCCGCGATCTCGAGGCCGAGGTCTTCATCAGCGACCCGAGCATCTCGCGCAGGCACGCCCGGATCGTCGTCGAGAACGGTGCGTTCCGGATCGAGGACCTCGGCAGCAAGAACGGCACGTCGGTGAACGGCGACCGTCTGACGGCTCCCGCTCCGCTCGCCGACGGCGACCTCGTCGAGTTCGGCAGCGTGAAGGGCCGCTTCTGCCTCGCACGGCGTGACGATCCCTCGACGCTGACGCTCTGA
- a CDS encoding DUF5916 domain-containing protein: MKGWRVVGLVAAFVAWRASAAAQVPDGGAAPAEPGSAAAPAPAAPALVDVKSIDPESFRAVVLRVPEGQTPRIDGHLDEAVWQAAPPQGHFIQREPTFGAPSTEETEFRVLYDDRNLYFGVWVWDRDPAHILGSEMKRDSGLRKGDQIKIAIDTFHDHRNSYIFFTNPLGAYKDAQSVENGRTINYDWNAVWENQTSVDGRGWYIEARIPLSQIRFRGDPGEVTWGLNVCRILMRRNEESYWVPFPREWGAGGLARMGNAGVLAGLTDLQPKRRVEVLPYVLPRVSDDFGPPGGARARHRDTKLEGGLDVKVGLTDELTADLTYNTDFAQVEADQEVVNNTRFSLFFPEKRVFFTESAGIFDYGKSGSSAGGEAAANDPGILPLFYSRQIGLVDGQEVPIVGGGKVTGKIGAYSVGLLNITTDAQDTVVGGRTRRVPGANFTALRVKRNVLKQSTIGAIVLDRQGGLTDYNRSVGLDAGFLFGANTTLTGLFARTASPGVSGKDTAGVLDFIWKSDRFNYGLQYADIGQNFNAEMGFIVRTDIRSTKAKAAWTPRPTWTGVRQLQFNGLFENFEDHAGRLQSRTSTAEVQLSRQDTSSAKLTVTRDLDTLDQPFAVAQTRIPVGRYEFTSLAANYTSNQARRISGSANLEAGEYYNGHRETGRVSLNFQIGRTLLIEPNYTRNHITLPDRPGFTSNIVNLRVSQSFSPELFLKTYAQYNDERKAASFQFLLWYIYRPGSDFYVVYNQGWDTDVPTGPRARVRGRSLAVKMTYWWAR, encoded by the coding sequence GTGAAAGGCTGGCGCGTCGTCGGGTTGGTGGCCGCGTTCGTCGCATGGCGCGCGTCCGCGGCGGCGCAGGTGCCTGACGGCGGCGCCGCCCCCGCCGAGCCGGGATCGGCCGCAGCGCCCGCGCCCGCAGCCCCCGCGCTGGTGGACGTGAAATCGATCGATCCGGAGTCGTTCCGGGCGGTCGTGCTCCGCGTGCCCGAAGGGCAGACGCCGCGGATCGACGGTCATCTCGACGAGGCGGTCTGGCAGGCGGCGCCGCCCCAAGGCCACTTCATCCAGCGCGAGCCGACCTTCGGCGCGCCGTCCACCGAGGAGACCGAGTTCCGCGTCCTCTACGACGACCGGAACCTGTACTTCGGCGTGTGGGTGTGGGACCGGGATCCGGCGCACATCCTGGGCAGCGAGATGAAGCGCGACTCCGGCCTCCGGAAGGGCGACCAGATCAAGATCGCCATCGACACGTTCCACGATCACCGCAACTCGTACATCTTCTTCACCAATCCGCTCGGCGCCTACAAGGACGCACAGAGCGTCGAGAACGGCCGCACCATCAACTACGACTGGAACGCCGTCTGGGAGAACCAGACGTCGGTCGACGGCCGGGGCTGGTACATCGAGGCGCGCATCCCGCTCAGCCAGATCCGCTTCCGCGGCGATCCGGGCGAGGTCACGTGGGGCCTGAACGTCTGCCGCATCCTCATGCGCCGGAACGAGGAGTCCTACTGGGTCCCGTTCCCGCGCGAGTGGGGCGCCGGCGGCCTCGCCCGCATGGGCAACGCCGGGGTCCTGGCCGGGCTGACGGACCTCCAGCCGAAGCGCCGGGTCGAGGTGCTGCCGTACGTCCTGCCGCGCGTCAGCGACGACTTCGGTCCGCCGGGAGGCGCCCGCGCCCGCCACCGCGACACCAAACTCGAGGGCGGCCTCGACGTGAAAGTGGGGCTCACCGACGAGCTCACGGCCGACCTCACCTACAACACCGACTTCGCGCAGGTGGAGGCCGACCAGGAGGTCGTCAACAACACGCGCTTCAGCCTCTTCTTCCCCGAGAAGCGTGTGTTCTTCACCGAGAGCGCCGGCATCTTCGACTATGGCAAGAGCGGATCGAGCGCCGGCGGCGAGGCGGCGGCGAACGACCCGGGCATCCTGCCGCTCTTCTACTCGCGCCAGATCGGGCTCGTGGACGGCCAGGAAGTGCCGATCGTGGGCGGCGGCAAGGTGACGGGCAAGATCGGCGCCTACTCGGTCGGCCTGCTCAACATCACGACCGACGCGCAGGACACGGTCGTGGGGGGGCGCACCCGGCGGGTGCCGGGCGCGAACTTCACCGCCCTCCGCGTGAAGCGCAACGTCCTGAAGCAGTCCACCATCGGCGCCATCGTGCTCGACCGTCAGGGCGGCCTCACGGACTACAACCGGTCGGTCGGGCTCGACGCGGGCTTCCTGTTCGGGGCCAACACCACGCTCACGGGCCTCTTCGCGCGCACGGCGTCCCCCGGGGTGTCGGGCAAGGACACGGCCGGCGTCCTGGACTTCATCTGGAAGAGCGACCGGTTCAACTACGGCCTGCAGTACGCCGACATCGGACAGAACTTCAACGCCGAGATGGGCTTCATCGTCAGGACCGACATCCGGAGCACGAAGGCGAAGGCCGCCTGGACGCCGCGGCCGACGTGGACGGGCGTCCGCCAGCTGCAGTTCAACGGCCTCTTCGAGAACTTCGAGGACCATGCCGGCCGGCTGCAGTCCCGCACGAGCACGGCGGAAGTCCAGCTGTCGCGCCAGGACACGTCGAGCGCCAAGCTCACGGTGACCCGCGATCTCGACACGCTCGACCAGCCGTTCGCCGTGGCCCAGACGCGCATCCCCGTCGGCCGCTACGAGTTCACGAGCCTGGCCGCGAACTACACCTCGAACCAGGCCCGGCGGATCTCGGGCAGCGCGAACCTGGAGGCCGGCGAGTACTACAACGGCCACCGGGAGACGGGCCGGGTGTCGCTGAACTTCCAGATCGGCCGGACGCTGCTCATCGAGCCGAACTACACCCGCAACCACATCACGCTGCCCGACCGGCCCGGGTTCACGAGCAACATCGTCAACCTGCGCGTCAGCCAGTCGTTCTCGCCCGAGCTCTTCCTGAAGACCTACGCCCAGTACAACGACGAGCGGAAGGCGGCGAGCTTCCAGTTCCTGCTCTGGTACATCTACCGGCCCGGCAGCGACTTCTACGTGGTCTACAACCAGGGCTGGGACACCGACGTGCCCACCGGGCCCCGCGCGCGGGTGCGCGGCCGGTCCCTCGCGGTGAAGATGACCTACTGGTGGGCCCGGTAG
- a CDS encoding cytochrome c peroxidase translates to MTTGTSALILAVFLAALTGVAASATRGWTDEQLAQLRSMSLAELEPIPPDPTNRVADDSRAVELGRRLFADTRLSANGRVACSTCHQPERDFQDGMALGVGVGTTARRTMPLAGAAWAPFLFWDGRKDSLWAQALGPLESPVEHGGTRAQYAHAVADEYRADYEALFGPMPDLSAVPAAAGPAGDPAAVAAWEALDPAQQDGVTRVFVNAGKAIAAYERRLVPRPSRFDAYVAAVTTGASESGILAAEEIAGLRLFIGRANCTQCHNGPLFTNGEFHNTGVPPRPALPLDRGRLTGASSVARDEFNCRSRWSDAPGRCAELAFMPVGEPSQDRAYKVPSLRDVAGRAPYMDAGQFASLAEVLDHYNRAPAAPIGHSELRPLRLTAAELGRLEAFLRSLSGVVRVPGREPTRQAR, encoded by the coding sequence ATGACGACCGGAACGAGTGCCCTCATCCTGGCGGTCTTCCTCGCGGCGCTCACGGGCGTCGCGGCTTCGGCCACCCGGGGGTGGACCGACGAACAACTGGCGCAGCTCAGGTCCATGTCGCTGGCGGAGCTCGAACCGATCCCTCCGGATCCCACCAACCGCGTGGCCGACGATTCGCGGGCCGTCGAGCTGGGCCGGCGGCTGTTCGCGGACACGCGCCTCAGCGCGAACGGCCGTGTGGCGTGCAGCACGTGTCACCAGCCGGAACGCGACTTCCAGGACGGGATGGCGCTCGGCGTCGGGGTCGGCACCACGGCGAGGCGCACGATGCCGCTCGCGGGCGCCGCCTGGGCGCCGTTCCTCTTCTGGGACGGGCGCAAGGACAGCCTCTGGGCCCAGGCGCTCGGCCCGCTCGAAAGTCCGGTCGAGCACGGAGGCACGCGCGCGCAGTACGCGCATGCCGTCGCCGACGAGTACCGCGCGGACTACGAGGCGCTGTTCGGGCCCATGCCGGATCTCTCGGCCGTCCCGGCGGCGGCCGGGCCTGCGGGCGACCCGGCGGCCGTGGCCGCCTGGGAGGCGCTGGACCCGGCGCAGCAGGACGGCGTGACCCGCGTGTTCGTGAACGCAGGCAAGGCGATCGCCGCCTACGAGCGCCGCCTCGTCCCGAGACCCTCCCGCTTCGACGCGTACGTGGCCGCCGTCACGACGGGCGCGTCGGAGAGCGGCATCCTCGCTGCGGAGGAGATCGCCGGCCTGCGCCTCTTCATCGGCAGGGCGAACTGCACGCAGTGCCACAACGGCCCCCTGTTCACCAACGGCGAGTTCCACAACACCGGCGTGCCGCCGCGTCCCGCGCTGCCCCTCGACCGCGGACGGCTGACCGGTGCGTCGTCGGTGGCGCGCGATGAGTTCAACTGCCGGAGCCGCTGGAGCGACGCGCCCGGGCGATGTGCCGAGCTCGCATTCATGCCGGTCGGCGAACCTTCCCAGGACCGGGCCTACAAGGTGCCCTCGCTGCGCGACGTCGCCGGGCGCGCGCCGTACATGGACGCCGGTCAGTTCGCAAGCCTCGCGGAGGTCCTGGACCACTACAATCGCGCGCCGGCGGCCCCGATCGGACACAGCGAGCTGCGGCCCCTGCGACTGACGGCTGCCGAGCTCGGCAGGCTCGAGGCCTTCTTGCGCAGCCTGAGCGGCGTCGTGCGCGTACCGGGGCGGGAGCCCACCCGCCAGGCCCGGTGA